In the Blautia coccoides genome, TCGCCCCCAGCCCTGAATACTCCTACTACCAGTGTGGAGTTGAAGGACTGTCCCACCACATAGTAGGACATGATCACCATCATGACCTGAAGGTAGGTTTTTGCCAGAGGCGTCAGCTTCAGCATACTGCACACAAAGGGCGAGATGAGCAGGATCAGGATACCGCCGGCTGCCCCGAACAAAAGGGACAGCTTTGCAAACCTGTTACCGTAGTCCCTGGCAAGCGCCTCCTTCTTCTCCCCGATCGCCTTGCCTATCATGATGGCCGTGGCATTGGAGATACCAAAGGCTATGACCATGGAGAGCTGTCTGCACACCTGAGCTACAGAGTGGGCTGCCACGGATGCGCTGCCCAGATGCCCCACAATGGAAGAGATGGCTGCCATGCCTGCTCCCCAGGCGAATTCATTGAGAAGCACCGGGAACGCATACACGAAAAAGTCCTTCTCCAGCCACTTGTATCTCTTCAGCATATCTTTTATGCGGATACGCACCACATCATTTTTCTTCCACGCATAATATATGACAATGATAACCTCCACTGCTCTGGCGCACAAAGTACCGATAGCCGCCCCCGCAGCTCCCAGCGCAGGAGCGCCCAGAAGTCCAAAAATGAAAACTGCATTGAGGAGGATATTGACGGACAGGGAGGTTGCATACACTACTGTCGCGATCACCACCCGCTCTATACTTCTGATAATGTTCAGGTATACATTGGTAAATGCCGCAAGTATGTAGGAAAATGCCACGATCCGCAGGTATCTCACACCTTCACCGATGATCGCTTCATCTGAAGTAAAAATACGCATGAGCAAATCAGGCACACACAGCGCCAGCGCCGTGAACACCGCTGCTGACAGGATCGCAATGCGGAAAGACATTCCCATAACCTTCTCGATCGTCCTGGTATCCTGTTTTCCCCAATACTGGGCAGTCAGCACACATGCCCCTGAAGTCAGTCCGAAGAAGATCAGGGATAATATAAAATACACCTGGTTCGCCAGGGAAACACCGGAAAGCGCAGTTTCCCCCACTCTCCCCAGCATGATCACATCTGTTGAGGTCACCCCCACATTGATCAGATTCTGAAGTGCCATAGGCATGACAAGCCTCAATACATTTCTGTAAAACCGCTTGTCCTCTGTTGTAATGCTGAATCTCATAGCTCGATCGTACCGTCAAAAACCACTTCCGCAGGACCTGTCATATAAATGGTGTCCTCTTTTCTGTCCCAGAAAATCTTCAGATCACCGCCAAGCAGTTTTACCGTTACCTCCTCCTCTGTATATCCATTCATCACGCAGGCTGCCGCCACTGCGCAGGCCCCGGTTCCACAGGCCAAGGTTTCCCCGCTGCCTCTCTCCCATACCCGCATCTCCACGGTCTTCTCATCCAATACCCGGACAAACTCTGTGTTGACCCCCTCCGGAAATGCCTCATGCTTCTCAAAGTACGGACCGATTGCTCTGATATCAAGGCCTTTCACATCATCCATAAACACAACCGCATGAGGGTTGCCCATGGATACTGCAGTTACCTCGTAGATCTGCTGGTTCACAGCCAGGGGTTCCCGGATGACTTTTTCTTTTTTATGCTTCATTGGTATCTTTTCTGTGTGAAATTCCGGTTTTCCCATATTTACTTTCACCAATTCCACTCTGCCGTTTTTCACTGTCAGATCTAAATATTTGATACCGCTTTTTGTGTCAACACTGATCCTTGTCTTGTCTGTCAGTCCGTAGTCATATACGTATTTTGCCACACAGCGGATTCCATTGCCGCACATGGCCCCCTGACTGCCGTCCGCATTGTACATTTCCATCTCAAAATCCGCTTTCTCTGATGGTTTGATCAGGATCAGCCCGTCAGAGCCAATGCCAAAATGCCGGTCACTGACTTTTTTTGCCGCTTCCGAAGGATTCTCCACTGTTTCCTGAAAACAATTCACATACACATAATCATTGCCGATTCCCTGCATCTTTGTAAATTTCATGCTGCTGCCTCCTTTACTCCGTATCCCATGTTTTCATTGTCTTCTCCACATACAGAGCAGTCCCCTGCCATGCCCGCAGAGAAAAAAGAGGGTGTCTGTAAAAGATACCCTCTTCGTTTCTTTGCTATTAATCATAGCAATCCATAATTCTTTTGTCAATGCAGAAAGTCAGTTTTTAACAGGTAGCTCCGCCTACCTCGTGAAGCTTAGCGGAAAGGATTTCCTCTTTTCTCTCCAGGATCTCGTCAGAGAGAAGCTGTGCCTCCACATTTTCAAATCCCAGACGCTCAATGGTATCAGAAAAACGCTCTCCTGTCTTCCCCTGTTCCCTGTACAGAAGGATTGTTTTCTCGATCACACTCATAAGCTCTTCTTTGGTTGTAAAGATTTTGCTGACAGGCTTTCCGATGGCTATTTTCTTTCCCCATCTTCCGCCAAGATATATCTTGTATCCATAGGTGCCGTCTTCGATGGCATCAAAATGGCAGGTACCGATACAACGGCCGCAGTTGATGCATTTTTCCCGGTCAAGCTCCATAATTCCGTCCACGAGCTTTACAGCGTCGATGGGACAGGCTTTCACAACACCGCACTTCTTGCATCCGCTGCACATGTCCTCATCATAGTTGGGAATGAGCTGGCCAACGATACCTAAATCATTCAGGTTCGGTTTCACACAGTTATTTGGACATCCGCCCACTGCGATTTTAAATTTATGAGGCAGTTTTACATCATGCCATTTTTCATAAAACTCATCATGAATTTCCTCTGAAAGTCCAAATGAATCCAAAAGACCATACTGGCAGGTAGTTCCTTTACAGGAAACCACAGGACGCACTTTGGAACCGGTACCGCCTGTGTCCAGCCCGCATTTCTGGATATAAGCACGGAACTCATCGATCTTCTCATAGGGAACTCCCTGAACCTCCACAGTAAGACGTGTAGTGTACGTCACAACGCCGTTGCCGAACAGCTTTGCTGCCTCTCCGATGCAGATCTGCTGTTCTGCTGTGATCTTTCCGTTCTTTGTAATGATTCTGGCGGAAAAATTATCTGTTCCCTTGTTGCTCAAAAAGCCCAGGGCTTTTACTCTTTTTTCATCTTCATTGCTCACTGTTAATGTTGCCATTTCTACTTTCCTCCAACTTTTTATCTTTTATGGCCTTGCCTGTCATATGCGTTCCTGTTGTATATCTTCTCCGGTCACTCAGTCTTCTGTCAGATCTTCTCCGTTGAACGCGCTTCCGCCTTCCAGAACCTTTGTATTGGTATATCCGTAATATTTCAGGCGGTTCTGCAGCAT is a window encoding:
- a CDS encoding 4Fe-4S binding protein → MATLTVSNEDEKRVKALGFLSNKGTDNFSARIITKNGKITAEQQICIGEAAKLFGNGVVTYTTRLTVEVQGVPYEKIDEFRAYIQKCGLDTGGTGSKVRPVVSCKGTTCQYGLLDSFGLSEEIHDEFYEKWHDVKLPHKFKIAVGGCPNNCVKPNLNDLGIVGQLIPNYDEDMCSGCKKCGVVKACPIDAVKLVDGIMELDREKCINCGRCIGTCHFDAIEDGTYGYKIYLGGRWGKKIAIGKPVSKIFTTKEELMSVIEKTILLYREQGKTGERFSDTIERLGFENVEAQLLSDEILERKEEILSAKLHEVGGATC
- a CDS encoding MATE family efflux transporter, yielding MRFSITTEDKRFYRNVLRLVMPMALQNLINVGVTSTDVIMLGRVGETALSGVSLANQVYFILSLIFFGLTSGACVLTAQYWGKQDTRTIEKVMGMSFRIAILSAAVFTALALCVPDLLMRIFTSDEAIIGEGVRYLRIVAFSYILAAFTNVYLNIIRSIERVVIATVVYATSLSVNILLNAVFIFGLLGAPALGAAGAAIGTLCARAVEVIIVIYYAWKKNDVVRIRIKDMLKRYKWLEKDFFVYAFPVLLNEFAWGAGMAAISSIVGHLGSASVAAHSVAQVCRQLSMVIAFGISNATAIMIGKAIGEKKEALARDYGNRFAKLSLLFGAAGGILILLISPFVCSMLKLTPLAKTYLQVMMVIMSYYVVGQSFNSTLVVGVFRAGGDTMFGLFLDVGIMWLCSIAAAAVAAFVIHVPMPWVYIILCSDEVIKVPFSWKRYKSYKWLNNITR
- the dapF gene encoding diaminopimelate epimerase yields the protein MKFTKMQGIGNDYVYVNCFQETVENPSEAAKKVSDRHFGIGSDGLILIKPSEKADFEMEMYNADGSQGAMCGNGIRCVAKYVYDYGLTDKTRISVDTKSGIKYLDLTVKNGRVELVKVNMGKPEFHTEKIPMKHKKEKVIREPLAVNQQIYEVTAVSMGNPHAVVFMDDVKGLDIRAIGPYFEKHEAFPEGVNTEFVRVLDEKTVEMRVWERGSGETLACGTGACAVAAACVMNGYTEEEVTVKLLGGDLKIFWDRKEDTIYMTGPAEVVFDGTIEL